The proteins below are encoded in one region of Centropristis striata isolate RG_2023a ecotype Rhode Island chromosome 12, C.striata_1.0, whole genome shotgun sequence:
- the uprt gene encoding uracil phosphoribosyltransferase homolog: MPCHNQQLNNVNSGQEHPMKQVRFANNNNNSSSSSSVPAVLSNSEPTEDTLQTGSQETLGPQLKLLPLNDQIRELQTIIRDKTTSRGDFVFCADRLIRLVVEEGLNQLPYSECTVTTPTGYKYEGVKFERGNCGVSIMRSGEAMEQGLRDCCRSIRIGKILIQSDEETQKAKVYYAKFPPDVYRRKVLLMYPILSTGNTVIEAVKVLIEHGVQPRHIILLSLFSTPHGAKSIIQEFPDITILTTEVHPVAPTHFGQRYFGTD; encoded by the exons ATGCCATGCCACAATCAGCAACTGAACAATGTCAACAGTGGACAGGAGCACCCGATGAAGCAAGTACGGtttgcaaacaacaacaacaacagcagcagcagcagcagtgttccTGCAGTGCTGTCCAACTCTGAACCCACTGAGGACACCTTACAGACGGGCAGCCAGGAGACCCTGGGACCTCAGCTTAAACTGCTCCCTCTGAACGACCAGATCCGAGAATTACAGACCATAATCAGAGACAA GACAACCAGCAGAGgagactttgtgttttgtgctgatCGACTG ATCAGACTAGTAGTTGAAGAGGGTTTGAATCAGCTCCCCTACTCAGAGTGCACTGTGACCACGCCAACAG GGTACAAGTATGAAGGTGTCAAGTTTGAAAGAGGCAACTGTGGAGTCAGCATAATGAGGAGTG GTGAGGCCATGGAGCAGGGTCTCAGGGACTGCTGCCGCTCCATTCGCATCGGCAAGATCCTCATCCAAAGTGATGAGGAGACACAGAAAGCCAAGGTCTACTATGCCAAATTCCCTCCAGATGTGTACAGAAGAAAAGTGCTGCTCATGTACCCCATCCTCA GTACTGGAAACACTGTGATTGAGGCGGTGAAGGTGCTGATAGAGCACGGTGTCCAGCCCAGACATATTATCCTCCTCAGCCTCTTCTCCACGCCTCACG GAGCCAAATCTATAATCCAGGAGTTCCCTGATATCACCATCTTGACCACGGAGGTCCATCCAGTGGCCCCAACACATTTTGGTCAGAGGTACTTTGGCACTGACTAG